The following are from one region of the Corythoichthys intestinalis isolate RoL2023-P3 chromosome 17, ASM3026506v1, whole genome shotgun sequence genome:
- the tmem267 gene encoding transmembrane protein 267 → MQGFYSKLDSSPLQGVGLGSEGTPVPLSLAVETEKARALLQTFSSASLLASAGLGAFCVAADHVLQLPLIQHHLWLRAILDNGTHAIVGLWSWAVVIGLRKKSDVYEVLLAGLLASIIDLDHFYMAGSLSLKAAVSLPQRPPLHCSTLIPVLCLSLRFFMWLGRLKDAWCSLPWLLFISMVTHHMRDAVRRGLWVCPFGNTMPLPYWLYVSTTATLPHLCSVLMYLTGTRDVISTKHGVAIDV, encoded by the exons ATGCAAGGTTTCTACTCCAAGCTAGACTCGTCCCCCCTTCAGGGCGTAGGCCTGGGGAGTGAGGGCACCCCGGTGCCCCTCAGCCTTGCCGTGGAAACCGAGAAGGCCCGAGCCCTGTTGCAGACCTTCAGCTCCGCCTCCTTGCTGGCGTCGGCAGGCCTGGGCGCGTTCTGCGTGGCGGCTGACCACGTCCTTCAGCTTCCGCTCATCCAGCACCACCTGTGGCTGCGAGCCATCCTGGACAATGGCACGCATGCCATCGTAGGGCTGTGGTCCTGGGCAGTTGTGATTGGGCTGAGAAAGAAGAGTGACGTCTACGAGGTACTGCTGGCCGGTCTTCTGGCGTCCATCATTGACTTGGACCACTTTTACATGGCTGGCTCGCTGTCACTCAAG GCTGCTGTCTCCCTGCCTCAGCGTCCTCCCCTCCACTGCTCCACGCTCATCCCTGTCCTTTGTCTGTCTCTCCGCTTCTTCATGTGGCTCGGACGCCTAAAAGACGCCTGGTGCTCGTTGCCGTGGTTGCTGTTCATTTCGATGGTGACGCACCACATGCGGGACGCCGTGCGCCGCGGTCTGTGGGTGTGTCCGTTCGGGAACACGATGCCACTCCCTTACTGGCTCTATGTCAGCACCACAGCGACACTCCCTCACTTGTGCTCTGTGCTCATGTACCTGACTGGAACCAGAGACGTCATTTCAACCAAACACGGGGTCGCTATCGATGTGTAA